A region from the Streptomyces lydicus genome encodes:
- a CDS encoding response regulator transcription factor yields MTARTVTRVVVADDQTVVREGIVMLLGLLPGIEVVGSAADGADAIRLVAELRPDVVLMDLRMPRCDGVEATRRIRAEHPGTQVVVLTTYADDDSLFPALQAGARGYLTKDADGDEIVRAIDGVLSGEAGLSPTIQRRLLERVAEPVRPLPQPPDVPPDGLTAREVEVLRLVADGQSNPEIARTLHVSTATVKTHINNLFAKAGLRDRAQAIRYAYRHGLAQPPGQPIT; encoded by the coding sequence ATGACGGCACGCACGGTGACACGGGTGGTGGTCGCCGATGACCAGACGGTGGTGCGCGAGGGAATCGTGATGCTGCTGGGATTGCTGCCGGGCATCGAGGTCGTCGGTTCGGCCGCGGACGGCGCCGACGCCATCCGGCTCGTCGCCGAACTCCGCCCCGATGTCGTGCTGATGGATCTGCGCATGCCGCGCTGTGACGGTGTCGAGGCCACCCGGCGTATCCGTGCCGAGCATCCCGGCACTCAGGTCGTGGTGCTCACCACCTATGCGGACGACGACTCGCTCTTTCCCGCACTGCAGGCCGGCGCCCGTGGCTACCTGACCAAGGACGCGGACGGCGATGAGATCGTCCGCGCCATCGACGGTGTGCTTTCGGGCGAAGCCGGTCTGTCGCCCACGATCCAGCGCAGGCTGCTGGAGCGCGTGGCGGAGCCTGTACGGCCGCTTCCGCAACCGCCGGATGTGCCTCCGGACGGCCTGACCGCCCGCGAGGTGGAGGTGCTGCGGCTGGTCGCCGACGGTCAGTCCAATCCGGAGATCGCCCGGACGCTGCACGTCTCCACAGCGACGGTGAAGACACACATCAACAACCTCTTCGCCAAAGCTGGGCTGCGGGACCGGGCCCAAGCCATCCGCTACGCGTACCGCCACGGCCTGGCACAGCCGCCCGGACAGCCCATCACCTGA
- a CDS encoding solute symporter family protein — MTYDHQALAWVLFSVFIAVTLAITTWVSRRRHGSAEEFYAGGRLFSPMENGFAIAGDYMSAASFLGISGLIALFGYDGLLYSVGFLVAWLVVLFLVAELVRNCGRFTLADVVAARMRERPVRMAAGAASVTVSVLYLVAQMVGAGSLVALLLGGTGQQARTWMVIGVGALMVVYVAFGGMRATTWIQIVKAVLLMGGAIALTVLVLLRFHGDFNVLLNTAAERSGHGRDFLAPGLKYGEDWISRLDFISLGIALVLGTAGLPHILSRFYTVPTARSARRSVVWSIGLIGGFYLMTIVLGFGAAAVLGSDAVRTSNTAGNTAVPLLALDLGGGAGSTGGTVLFAVVAAVAFATILAVVAGITLASSASVAHDLYASLRRPRGTAQDAQRAEVTVARIAAVAVGAVAIGLALLAQDLNVAFLVGLAFAVAASANLPVLLYTLFWRRFTTRGAVWSVYGGLLPSITLVALSPVVSGSRESLFPGMDFAFFPLDNPGVVSIPLGFLMGWLGTVLSPEAADEARHAETEVRALTGAGAA; from the coding sequence GTGACCTACGACCACCAGGCCCTCGCCTGGGTCCTGTTCAGCGTGTTCATCGCCGTCACCCTGGCGATCACCACCTGGGTGAGCCGTCGCAGGCACGGCTCCGCCGAAGAGTTCTACGCGGGTGGGAGGCTTTTCTCACCGATGGAGAACGGTTTCGCCATCGCGGGGGACTATATGTCCGCCGCCTCCTTCCTCGGAATTTCCGGGCTGATCGCCCTTTTCGGTTACGACGGCCTGTTGTACTCGGTCGGCTTCCTCGTCGCCTGGCTCGTCGTCCTCTTCCTCGTTGCCGAACTCGTCCGCAACTGTGGCAGGTTCACCCTCGCCGATGTCGTCGCAGCCCGGATGCGGGAACGCCCCGTCCGTATGGCGGCCGGGGCGGCCTCCGTCACCGTGTCGGTGCTCTACCTGGTGGCGCAGATGGTCGGGGCCGGCAGTCTGGTCGCCCTGCTCCTGGGGGGCACGGGTCAGCAGGCCCGTACCTGGATGGTGATCGGGGTCGGTGCCTTGATGGTGGTGTACGTCGCTTTCGGCGGGATGCGCGCCACGACCTGGATCCAGATCGTCAAGGCCGTGCTCCTCATGGGGGGCGCCATTGCTCTGACCGTCCTGGTACTGCTCCGGTTTCACGGCGACTTCAACGTCCTGCTGAACACCGCCGCCGAACGCAGCGGCCACGGGCGCGACTTCCTCGCACCGGGCCTCAAATACGGTGAGGACTGGATCTCTCGGCTGGACTTCATCAGCCTCGGCATCGCGCTCGTCCTGGGCACAGCCGGGCTGCCGCACATCCTCTCCCGCTTCTACACCGTCCCCACGGCGCGTTCCGCCCGTCGATCCGTCGTCTGGTCCATCGGGCTGATCGGTGGCTTCTACTTGATGACCATCGTGCTTGGGTTTGGTGCTGCGGCGGTACTCGGCAGCGACGCTGTCCGGACGTCCAATACGGCAGGCAACACCGCCGTCCCGCTGCTGGCCCTCGATCTGGGAGGCGGCGCGGGGTCGACCGGCGGCACGGTTCTCTTCGCCGTGGTGGCGGCAGTCGCGTTCGCGACCATCCTGGCCGTGGTCGCCGGCATCACACTCGCCTCGTCGGCTTCCGTCGCGCACGACCTGTATGCCTCGCTACGGCGCCCGCGCGGCACGGCGCAGGATGCCCAGCGAGCCGAGGTGACCGTGGCGCGCATCGCAGCGGTGGCCGTCGGCGCGGTCGCGATCGGCCTTGCCCTGCTGGCCCAGGACCTCAACGTTGCCTTCCTGGTGGGTCTGGCCTTCGCCGTTGCCGCATCGGCCAATCTGCCGGTCCTGCTGTACACGCTCTTCTGGCGCCGCTTCACGACCCGGGGCGCGGTCTGGTCCGTATACGGCGGTCTGCTCCCGTCGATCACCCTGGTCGCTCTCTCACCGGTGGTCTCCGGCAGCCGGGAGTCACTCTTCCCGGGGATGGACTTTGCCTTCTTCCCGCTCGACAACCCCGGTGTCGTATCGATTCCGTTGGGCTTCCTGATGGGGTGGCTGGGAACGGTGCTCTCCCCGGAGGCCGCCGACGAGGCACGGCACGCAGAGACGGAGGTACGGGCGCTGACAGGGGCGGGGGCGGCTTAG
- a CDS encoding DUF485 domain-containing protein, giving the protein MDKQDGRSAFESGGVRLDDPWYDALASGWGELDGAAEAAAEWGGGQTPRAVPAPEDERSSPHDEIYLAVQRSAAFQEVRRRYRRFVLPGTAVFLAWYLAYVIAATAAPGLMSHRVAGALNVAMLVGLGQFATTFLLTWAYARHARLRRDSAALDIRWETQELTGGNVR; this is encoded by the coding sequence GTGGACAAGCAGGACGGCCGCTCGGCCTTTGAATCAGGGGGCGTACGGCTTGACGACCCCTGGTACGACGCTCTCGCCTCCGGGTGGGGCGAGCTGGACGGCGCAGCGGAGGCAGCGGCCGAGTGGGGCGGCGGGCAGACACCCCGGGCGGTACCGGCACCCGAGGACGAGCGGTCCTCGCCGCATGACGAGATCTACCTTGCGGTGCAAAGAAGTGCGGCCTTCCAGGAGGTGCGCCGCCGCTACCGGCGGTTCGTTCTGCCCGGCACTGCGGTCTTTCTGGCCTGGTACCTCGCCTATGTGATCGCAGCGACCGCTGCGCCCGGCCTCATGTCCCATCGTGTCGCCGGCGCCCTGAATGTCGCGATGTTGGTCGGACTCGGTCAGTTTGCCACGACCTTCCTGCTGACCTGGGCGTACGCGCGCCATGCCCGGCTGCGCAGGGACAGTGCGGCGCTCGACATCCGCTGGGAAACCCAGGAGCTCACCGGAGGGAACGTACGGTGA
- a CDS encoding ATP-binding protein — translation MVQLAIAAGVTALATGLFLAPLSAQLDDQAMRRALAIAQTTAAEPRLDDALESSRPTRDGPVQHEAERIRAATGAEYVVIMDKQGVRWSHPDPDEIGRHVSTDPSIALSGQEVMQIDEGTLGRSARGKVPLRDENGKVIGAVSVGIAYESVQERLLSTVPQLLAYAGGALAVGALAAYLVARRLQRRTHDLAFSDISALLVEREAMLHGIREGFLALDKNGRIRLLNDEAQRLLDLRAEDTGRPLDAVLPPGRTTDVLAGRVSGADLLTVSGHRVLVANRMPTDDGGAVVTLRDRTELERLGRELDGTRGLIDALRAQDHEHANRLHTLLGLLELGLQEEAVEFVTQAVGVHHATAEQVTERIHDPLLAALLVGKATVATERGASLRLSPRTHLPDRLVDPHSLVTVLGNLVDNALDATSGERDAQLEAEVRADGRTAIVRVSDNGPGVPEERRGEIFTEGWTTKEPPAHGQRGIGLALVRRLAERYGGNVEVGERPGGGAVFTVTVPDALTEELPEARIATLQEAVTDTHTTGRSEGGARLPDGSTEAAR, via the coding sequence ATGGTGCAGCTGGCCATCGCAGCCGGTGTCACAGCCCTGGCGACTGGCCTCTTCCTTGCCCCGCTCAGTGCTCAGCTCGACGACCAGGCGATGCGACGCGCCCTCGCCATCGCACAGACCACCGCGGCCGAGCCTCGCCTTGACGATGCCCTGGAATCCTCCCGCCCGACGCGCGACGGCCCCGTACAGCACGAGGCGGAGCGGATTCGCGCGGCCACCGGCGCCGAGTACGTGGTGATCATGGACAAGCAGGGGGTGCGCTGGTCACATCCCGACCCCGATGAGATCGGCCGCCACGTCTCTACCGATCCGAGCATCGCGCTCTCCGGCCAGGAAGTGATGCAGATCGACGAGGGCACCCTGGGCCGGTCCGCGCGGGGCAAGGTCCCGCTTCGTGACGAAAACGGCAAGGTCATCGGCGCCGTCTCCGTCGGCATCGCGTACGAGAGCGTGCAGGAACGGCTGCTCTCCACCGTCCCCCAGTTGCTCGCTTACGCGGGCGGAGCGCTCGCCGTGGGTGCGCTCGCCGCCTACCTCGTCGCCCGCCGACTGCAGCGCCGCACCCACGACCTGGCGTTCTCCGACATCTCCGCGTTGCTGGTCGAGCGGGAGGCTATGCTGCACGGCATCCGGGAAGGGTTCCTCGCCCTCGACAAGAACGGCCGCATCCGCCTGCTGAACGACGAGGCGCAGCGTCTCCTGGATCTCCGTGCCGAGGACACCGGCCGCCCCTTGGACGCGGTCCTGCCGCCCGGTCGTACGACGGACGTCCTGGCAGGCCGTGTTTCGGGAGCAGACCTCCTGACTGTCAGCGGGCACCGGGTCCTGGTGGCGAACCGCATGCCGACCGATGACGGCGGTGCCGTGGTCACCCTGCGCGACCGTACCGAGCTGGAGAGGCTGGGACGTGAACTGGACGGAACCCGCGGCCTCATCGATGCCCTCCGCGCCCAGGACCACGAGCACGCCAACCGGCTGCACACCCTCCTCGGCCTGCTCGAACTCGGGCTGCAGGAGGAGGCAGTGGAGTTCGTGACGCAGGCCGTGGGTGTGCATCACGCGACCGCCGAGCAGGTCACCGAACGCATCCACGATCCGCTGCTGGCTGCCCTGCTGGTCGGCAAAGCCACGGTCGCCACCGAGCGCGGCGCCTCCCTGCGCCTCTCCCCCCGTACACACCTGCCCGACCGCCTGGTCGACCCGCACAGCCTGGTCACTGTCCTGGGCAACCTCGTCGACAACGCACTGGACGCCACGTCGGGTGAGCGTGACGCGCAACTGGAAGCGGAGGTCCGCGCCGACGGCCGCACCGCCATCGTGCGCGTCAGCGACAACGGACCGGGCGTGCCCGAAGAGCGCCGCGGGGAGATCTTTACCGAGGGCTGGACGACGAAGGAACCGCCGGCCCACGGGCAGCGCGGCATCGGCCTCGCGCTCGTACGACGTCTCGCCGAGCGCTACGGAGGCAATGTCGAGGTGGGCGAACGCCCCGGTGGCGGTGCGGTGTTCACCGTGACGGTCCCCGACGCACTGACCGAAGAGCTTCCCGAGGCGCGTATAGCAACCCTCCAGGAAGCAGTCACGGACACTCACACCACCGGACGGTCCGAAGGAGGCGCTCGTCTCCCCGACGGCTCCACGGAGGCCGCCAGATGA
- a CDS encoding citrate synthase/methylcitrate synthase produces MPSAEANTPIDAPRGLAGVIVTETRVGDVRGAEGFYHYRQYSAVELAMARTFEDVWYLMFHGELPDAVQLAAFSAETAALRPLPAAVRDALPSLARAGVLSGPVAGLRTALSLLGATAGFRPLYDIDTDRRRADALAACAAVPTLVTALHRLGRGLQPVEPRSDLSYAANYLYMLTGDEPEPDRVRAIEAYLISTIDHGFNASTFTGRVIASTGADLVACLVGAVGALSGPLHGGAPSRALDMLDAIGTPDRIDPWIRDRVLSGDRIMGFGHPVYRTEDPRSRMLRGIAEQIGGPLVDFAVQVEARAEELLAELKPGRELHINVELYAGVVMELCGLPREMFTPTFCAARVVGWSANILEQAEDSKIIRPAARYIGPPPPQPLPVVAPS; encoded by the coding sequence ATGCCGAGCGCTGAGGCGAACACACCGATCGACGCGCCCCGTGGGCTTGCGGGCGTCATCGTCACCGAGACCCGAGTGGGCGACGTCCGTGGCGCCGAGGGCTTTTACCACTACCGCCAGTACTCCGCAGTCGAGCTGGCGATGGCCCGCACCTTCGAGGACGTCTGGTACCTGATGTTCCACGGGGAGCTGCCCGATGCGGTGCAGCTCGCTGCCTTCAGCGCCGAGACCGCAGCCTTGCGCCCACTGCCCGCGGCGGTACGTGATGCGCTGCCCTCGCTCGCTCGTGCCGGTGTGCTCTCCGGCCCTGTCGCCGGGCTGCGCACCGCTCTGTCCCTGCTCGGCGCGACGGCCGGCTTCCGGCCGCTGTACGACATCGATACCGACCGCCGACGTGCCGACGCGCTCGCCGCGTGTGCCGCCGTACCGACCCTGGTCACCGCGCTCCACCGGCTCGGCCGGGGCCTGCAGCCCGTCGAGCCCCGCTCGGATCTGAGCTACGCCGCCAACTACCTCTACATGCTCACCGGCGACGAGCCGGAGCCCGACCGGGTCCGGGCGATCGAGGCGTATCTGATTTCCACCATCGACCATGGCTTCAACGCATCGACCTTCACCGGACGCGTCATTGCCTCCACCGGTGCCGATCTCGTGGCCTGCCTGGTCGGCGCCGTCGGCGCGCTCTCCGGACCGCTGCACGGCGGTGCGCCCAGTCGAGCCCTGGACATGCTCGATGCCATCGGCACACCCGACCGCATCGATCCCTGGATCCGCGACCGCGTCCTGAGTGGGGACCGGATCATGGGGTTCGGCCACCCCGTGTACCGCACAGAGGATCCGCGCTCCAGGATGCTCCGAGGTATCGCCGAGCAGATCGGTGGGCCGCTGGTGGACTTCGCCGTCCAGGTGGAGGCGAGGGCCGAAGAGCTGCTGGCCGAGCTCAAACCCGGACGTGAGCTGCACATCAACGTGGAGCTCTACGCGGGGGTCGTCATGGAGCTGTGCGGGCTGCCGCGCGAGATGTTCACGCCCACCTTCTGTGCGGCCCGCGTGGTGGGCTGGAGCGCCAACATTCTGGAGCAGGCCGAGGACTCGAAGATCATTCGCCCCGCGGCCCGGTATATCGGCCCGCCTCCGCCGCAGCCGCTGCCCGTCGTCGCACCCTCCTAG
- a CDS encoding sensor histidine kinase has protein sequence MPLNYWTRWPLRESLSREGDSGARVWIGRAVRVVVLAGLVWITLTGPGFTGWGRVAACAGMAVTVLVFRGFFRMTLARRLWPSLGLLALLVAAAFGFAFAGARVPAIVLWCVCAVIALERLPLSAAVPCAAAALGAYAVVGHGNWIATIATTVGLALAGYVVRLDAEARGNAQRLLAQERAARRAEAESAALTERGRIAREIHDVLAHSLSAQLVHLEAARQLIRRSTDLEADRDQLLDRVVACRGMAREGLDGTREALSALRGEVIPVEDFLRRLVVAEGIQLEVAGEGRALSAEAGLAVRRVAQEALTNVRKHAPGARVNVRLEYGTDGVGLEVRDFGGRGKPGELGDSGSGYGLLGMRERAELLGGTLDSGPDEEGFVVRLRVPV, from the coding sequence GTGCCCCTGAACTACTGGACGAGGTGGCCCCTGCGGGAGTCGCTGTCCCGTGAGGGGGACAGCGGCGCCCGGGTGTGGATCGGTCGAGCGGTGCGTGTCGTGGTGCTCGCCGGCCTGGTGTGGATCACCCTGACGGGGCCGGGCTTCACCGGCTGGGGGCGGGTGGCGGCGTGTGCCGGCATGGCCGTCACCGTCCTGGTTTTCCGCGGCTTCTTCCGCATGACGCTGGCACGCCGTCTGTGGCCGTCCCTCGGGCTGCTCGCGCTACTGGTGGCGGCGGCCTTCGGCTTCGCGTTCGCCGGGGCGCGGGTGCCCGCGATCGTGCTGTGGTGTGTCTGTGCCGTCATCGCCTTGGAGCGGCTTCCGCTGAGCGCCGCGGTACCGTGCGCCGCCGCGGCCCTCGGCGCGTACGCAGTGGTGGGCCATGGCAACTGGATCGCGACCATCGCGACCACGGTGGGTCTGGCGCTGGCGGGCTATGTCGTACGACTTGATGCCGAGGCCCGCGGCAACGCCCAGCGGCTGCTGGCCCAGGAGCGGGCCGCCCGCAGGGCGGAGGCCGAATCGGCGGCGCTCACCGAGCGCGGGCGGATCGCACGCGAGATCCACGACGTCCTCGCCCACAGCCTCAGCGCCCAACTGGTGCACCTGGAGGCGGCGCGGCAGCTGATCCGCCGCAGCACCGACCTCGAGGCGGACCGTGATCAGCTCCTGGACAGGGTGGTCGCGTGCCGGGGGATGGCCCGTGAAGGGCTGGACGGCACCCGTGAGGCGCTTTCCGCGCTACGCGGGGAGGTGATCCCGGTCGAGGACTTTCTGCGCCGCCTGGTGGTCGCTGAGGGCATTCAGCTGGAAGTGGCGGGCGAGGGCCGTGCCTTGTCGGCGGAGGCGGGCCTCGCGGTCCGCAGGGTCGCCCAGGAGGCGCTGACGAACGTACGCAAGCACGCCCCGGGGGCACGGGTGAATGTGCGGCTGGAGTACGGGACGGACGGTGTAGGGCTGGAGGTGCGTGACTTCGGCGGCCGAGGCAAGCCCGGGGAACTCGGGGACAGCGGCTCCGGATACGGTCTGCTCGGGATGCGGGAGCGCGCCGAACTTCTCGGTGGAACGCTGGATTCCGGCCCTGACGAGGAGGGTTTCGTGGTGCGGCTGCGGGTGCCTGTATGA
- a CDS encoding citrate synthase, translated as MADGDTAQDTGGQRLSTREAADRLGVKPETVYAYVSRGQLTSRREPGTRGSTFDAKEVDALARRASRREPSASGSELAVRTGITLIDRDHCYFRGVDSSELAGRYSYEEVAEWLWTGELRPGIRFTAPPDALSAAHRAVQALPAHSGPVDRLRVAAIAAAAADPLRFDLSEETVVGTARNLIPTLVDALPSHNAKQSASGPLAMRLWSRLTAEPADAAALRALDAALLLLIDHDLAASTFAVRVAASARAHPYAIVSAGFGALDGVLHGAASGLAHRMLVEAQDRGSAATVVADHLRTGRRVPGLGHSLYPGEDPRARTLFRFLEDVPRARPALQAARQVVTTTARHTELHANVDLALAVLTVSTSMPAEAGETIYAIARTAGWIAHALEEYAEPPLRMRPSGHYHGPRPPQPLP; from the coding sequence ATGGCGGATGGAGACACGGCACAGGACACGGGCGGGCAGCGACTGAGTACCCGAGAGGCAGCCGACCGGCTGGGCGTAAAGCCGGAGACGGTGTACGCCTACGTCAGCCGCGGCCAGCTGACAAGCCGCCGCGAGCCGGGCACCCGCGGCAGCACGTTCGACGCGAAGGAGGTCGATGCGCTCGCCCGACGTGCGAGCCGCCGTGAACCTTCCGCCTCCGGCAGCGAGTTGGCGGTCAGAACGGGCATCACACTGATCGACCGAGACCACTGCTACTTCCGCGGCGTCGACTCATCGGAACTCGCCGGCCGCTACAGCTACGAGGAAGTAGCCGAGTGGCTGTGGACCGGCGAGCTGCGCCCCGGCATCCGTTTCACGGCACCCCCGGACGCACTGTCGGCCGCCCACCGTGCCGTACAGGCACTGCCGGCCCACAGCGGACCGGTGGACCGGCTACGGGTCGCCGCGATCGCCGCCGCGGCCGCCGACCCGCTCCGATTCGACCTGTCCGAGGAGACCGTCGTCGGCACCGCCCGCAACCTCATCCCGACGCTTGTGGACGCCCTCCCGTCGCACAACGCCAAGCAAAGCGCTTCCGGTCCCCTTGCTATGCGCCTCTGGTCACGGCTGACCGCGGAACCCGCCGACGCCGCGGCACTTCGCGCCCTGGACGCCGCGCTGCTCCTGCTCATCGACCACGACCTCGCCGCCTCGACGTTCGCGGTACGCGTCGCCGCCTCCGCCCGCGCCCATCCGTACGCGATCGTCTCGGCGGGCTTCGGAGCACTGGACGGCGTGCTGCACGGTGCGGCAAGCGGACTCGCCCACCGGATGCTGGTGGAGGCGCAGGACCGGGGCAGCGCAGCCACCGTGGTCGCCGACCACTTGCGGACCGGCCGCCGGGTACCGGGCCTCGGTCATAGCCTCTACCCGGGGGAGGACCCACGGGCCCGGACCCTGTTCCGATTCCTGGAGGACGTACCGCGGGCCCGCCCCGCACTACAGGCCGCCCGGCAGGTGGTCACCACCACGGCCCGGCACACGGAGCTACATGCCAATGTCGATCTCGCGCTGGCCGTACTGACCGTCTCGACAAGCATGCCGGCGGAGGCAGGCGAGACCATCTACGCCATCGCCCGCACCGCCGGCTGGATCGCCCACGCCCTGGAGGAATACGCCGAACCGCCCCTCCGCATGCGTCCAAGTGGCCACTACCACGGCCCCCGCCCACCACAGCCGCTGCCGTGA
- a CDS encoding DUF7342 family protein: MIDVLVVDDDVQVAKINAAYVAKIEGFRVSCLAHTAAEALAALEAHSVDLILLDHYLPDRTGLQLVTDLRRRGLVTDVIMVTAARDIATVQAAMRHGALQYLVKPFTFAGLRSKLLGYAALHRTFAGGGQAEQSEVDRIFGALGAANAGPAELPKGHSTATADRVRTVLRSAGAPLSAQDVALQAGLSRQTAQRYLKLLERTGRVRLTLKYGETGRPEHRYEWV, from the coding sequence ATGATCGACGTACTGGTCGTCGACGACGATGTGCAGGTCGCGAAGATCAACGCTGCCTATGTCGCGAAGATCGAGGGCTTCCGTGTCAGTTGCCTCGCGCACACGGCCGCTGAGGCCCTTGCCGCCCTTGAGGCCCACTCCGTCGATCTGATCCTTCTGGACCACTACCTCCCCGACAGAACAGGACTCCAACTGGTCACCGACCTGCGACGGCGCGGCCTGGTCACCGATGTGATCATGGTGACGGCAGCGCGCGACATCGCGACGGTACAGGCCGCGATGCGCCACGGTGCGCTGCAGTACCTCGTCAAGCCTTTCACCTTCGCAGGCCTGCGCTCCAAATTGTTGGGATACGCGGCGCTGCATCGCACCTTTGCCGGTGGCGGGCAGGCCGAACAGTCCGAAGTGGATCGGATCTTCGGGGCGTTGGGAGCCGCCAACGCGGGTCCCGCCGAGCTGCCGAAGGGACACTCCACCGCCACCGCCGACCGCGTGCGCACGGTGCTGCGCTCCGCGGGTGCCCCGCTGTCGGCGCAGGACGTCGCCCTCCAGGCGGGGCTGAGCCGGCAGACCGCACAGCGCTACCTCAAACTCCTGGAACGCACCGGGCGGGTGCGCCTCACACTCAAGTACGGCGAGACCGGCCGCCCGGAACACCGCTACGAGTGGGTCTAG
- a CDS encoding CobW family GTP-binding protein produces MATQQIPVVVLAGFLGSGKTTLLNHLLGNGDGTRIGAIVNDFGSIEIDAMTVAGQVDSMVSLGNGCLCCAVDTSELDTYLERLARPAARIDVIVIEASGLAEPQELIRMILASDNDRIVYGGLIEVVDAAEFEGTRTRHPELDRHVGIADIVVLNKADRIGDAARQHLMDSLADLAPGRPVICTAYGQVDPELFFDRGPGEDHNAAVRQLSFEDLLREAAASKDSVHGPDDGCDHPGHTHHAGHLHAAYQSVEFTSAEPMHPRRLMDFLDSRPAGLYRIKGFVHFDVPENRQKFTVHAVGDFLRFYPTPWPKGEERCTQLVMIGSGIDAPALRKELDNCRESAPPEADQNSMWGVLRYVAAREDSQDG; encoded by the coding sequence TTGGCCACGCAACAGATCCCGGTCGTCGTGCTCGCAGGCTTCCTCGGGTCAGGCAAGACCACGTTGCTCAACCACCTTCTCGGCAACGGCGACGGCACCCGTATCGGTGCGATCGTCAATGACTTCGGCAGCATCGAGATCGATGCCATGACCGTCGCCGGGCAGGTGGACTCGATGGTCTCGCTCGGCAACGGCTGTCTGTGCTGTGCGGTCGACACCAGCGAACTGGACACCTACCTGGAGCGGCTCGCACGCCCCGCCGCCCGGATCGATGTGATCGTCATCGAGGCCAGCGGGCTGGCCGAGCCGCAGGAACTCATCCGGATGATCCTCGCCAGTGACAACGACCGGATTGTCTACGGCGGGCTGATCGAGGTCGTCGACGCCGCGGAGTTCGAGGGCACCAGGACCCGGCATCCGGAACTGGACCGGCATGTGGGCATCGCCGACATCGTGGTGCTCAACAAAGCCGATCGCATCGGCGACGCGGCACGGCAGCATCTCATGGACTCGCTCGCGGACCTTGCTCCCGGCCGGCCCGTGATCTGCACGGCCTACGGGCAGGTCGATCCCGAGCTGTTCTTCGACCGTGGGCCGGGTGAGGACCACAACGCGGCCGTGCGCCAGCTGTCCTTCGAGGACCTCCTGCGCGAGGCCGCGGCGAGCAAGGACTCCGTGCACGGCCCGGACGACGGGTGCGACCACCCCGGCCACACCCATCACGCAGGTCACCTCCATGCCGCCTACCAGAGCGTGGAGTTCACCTCCGCCGAGCCGATGCACCCGCGCCGCCTCATGGACTTCCTCGACAGCCGCCCCGCCGGCCTCTACCGCATCAAGGGCTTCGTCCACTTCGACGTACCGGAGAACCGCCAGAAGTTCACGGTGCACGCCGTCGGTGACTTCCTGCGCTTCTATCCCACGCCGTGGCCGAAGGGCGAGGAGCGGTGCACCCAGCTCGTCATGATCGGCAGCGGCATCGACGCACCGGCCCTGCGCAAGGAACTGGACAACTGCCGCGAGAGTGCACCGCCGGAGGCCGACCAGAACAGCATGTGGGGCGTGCTGCGGTACGTGGCCGCACGCGAGGACTCCCAAGACGGCTGA
- a CDS encoding sucrase ferredoxin translates to MSTCATASRESAESLAGTAAPARTWLLIEQPGPWGTHALTDSHLDPDVGRALETAAEGTGVRVALIRRPGRHADRHGASRRRLFLAHTAPGRSWIRTTTVTDARAALGLDFAALGAGEHNGLWEPYIGEPLVLVCTNGKRDRCCALLGRPLAAELAAGGTEAWEVTHIGGHRFSPTLFVLPYGYAYGRASAPLVKEAVETARDGRITIDHARGRSAWDRPGQAADLAVRALLGEDLADALDVVRTDTVWPEPRSADSLTPSSATLAGASATWAVTVAHSDGRVWRIIVEQRADGAAAPASCGAPLGPPARMAVVSISEASSMPQRTVQAACR, encoded by the coding sequence GTGAGTACCTGTGCCACCGCTTCTCGTGAATCGGCCGAATCTCTCGCCGGGACCGCGGCCCCTGCCCGGACCTGGCTGCTCATCGAGCAGCCGGGCCCCTGGGGCACCCATGCACTGACGGACAGCCACCTCGACCCTGACGTCGGCCGGGCCTTGGAGACCGCGGCAGAGGGAACGGGTGTACGCGTCGCCCTGATCCGTCGGCCGGGGCGCCATGCCGACCGCCACGGCGCCTCCCGGCGACGGCTGTTCCTCGCGCACACCGCGCCGGGGCGATCCTGGATCCGCACGACCACCGTGACCGACGCCCGCGCGGCCCTCGGGCTGGACTTCGCGGCCCTGGGAGCGGGAGAGCACAACGGCCTCTGGGAGCCGTACATCGGTGAGCCGCTGGTCCTGGTGTGCACCAACGGAAAGCGGGACCGTTGCTGTGCCCTGCTCGGCCGCCCGCTGGCCGCCGAGCTCGCCGCCGGCGGAACCGAGGCCTGGGAGGTCACCCACATCGGAGGCCACCGCTTCTCCCCCACCCTTTTCGTCCTCCCCTACGGCTACGCCTACGGACGCGCCTCGGCCCCCCTGGTCAAGGAGGCCGTGGAGACGGCGCGCGACGGACGGATCACGATCGACCACGCCCGTGGCCGCTCCGCCTGGGACCGGCCGGGTCAGGCCGCCGACCTTGCGGTCCGTGCGTTGCTCGGGGAGGACCTGGCGGACGCACTCGACGTCGTACGGACCGACACGGTGTGGCCCGAACCGAGGTCGGCCGACAGCCTGACGCCCAGCAGCGCGACCCTTGCCGGAGCCTCCGCTACCTGGGCGGTCACCGTGGCGCACTCCGACGGCCGCGTCTGGCGGATCATCGTTGAACAGCGGGCCGATGGTGCTGCGGCGCCCGCCAGCTGTGGTGCGCCGCTCGGTCCACCGGCGCGTATGGCGGTTGTCTCGATCAGTGAGGCGAGCAGCATGCCCCAAAGGACGGTCCAGGCTGCTTGCAGGTGA